In a single window of the Streptomyces sp. NBC_00353 genome:
- a CDS encoding long-chain-fatty-acid--CoA ligase, translating into MTNLAHSLVASATRDGDAPAIRLGDTVLTFADLDEASARVAGLLSDRGVQRGDRVGCMLPNVPQFAAVYYGILRAGAVVVPMNVLLKAREVAFYLGDSQAGLVLAWHGFAEDAVAGAATAGTECLLVTPGEFETLLAATTAQAGIVERDASDTAVILYTSGTTGTPKGAELTHANLIRNAEISVDLFSLTSGDVVLGALPLFHAFGQTCGLNASMAAGACLALVPRFDAHAVLETLHRHRVSIFQGVPTMYVALLSHPERGKFDVDSLRLCVSGGAALPVEVLHTFEAEFGCIIVEGYGLSETSPVASFNHPDRVCKPGSIGTPIDGVEMTLLDVSDGVGEIAIRGHNIMKGYWQRPEATAEALDADGWFRSGDLARVDEDGYYFIVDRKKDLIIRGGYNVYPREVEELLYAHPAVREAAVVGIPHPELGEDVCAAVALKDGATATPEELREHVKAQAAAYKYPRHVWIVGELPKTSTGKILRRSVEVPASVTDAHTAG; encoded by the coding sequence ATGACCAACCTTGCGCACAGCCTGGTCGCCTCGGCGACCCGCGACGGCGACGCCCCCGCGATCCGCCTCGGCGACACCGTGCTGACCTTTGCAGACCTCGACGAAGCCAGTGCCCGCGTGGCGGGGCTGCTGTCGGACCGGGGTGTGCAACGCGGTGACCGAGTCGGCTGCATGCTGCCCAACGTGCCGCAGTTCGCCGCCGTGTACTACGGCATCCTGCGTGCAGGCGCCGTCGTGGTGCCGATGAACGTGCTGCTCAAGGCCCGTGAGGTGGCGTTCTACCTGGGTGACTCGCAGGCTGGGCTGGTGCTGGCCTGGCACGGGTTCGCCGAGGACGCCGTAGCCGGCGCGGCCACCGCCGGCACCGAGTGCCTGCTGGTGACGCCGGGCGAATTCGAGACCCTGCTCGCCGCCACCACTGCACAGGCCGGGATCGTGGAGCGCGATGCGTCGGACACCGCCGTCATCCTTTACACGTCGGGCACCACCGGCACACCCAAGGGGGCCGAGCTGACCCACGCCAACCTGATCCGCAACGCCGAGATCTCGGTCGACCTCTTCTCGCTCACGTCCGGTGACGTCGTGCTCGGCGCGCTGCCGTTGTTCCACGCGTTCGGCCAGACCTGCGGGCTCAACGCTTCGATGGCCGCCGGCGCCTGCCTGGCGCTGGTGCCGCGCTTCGACGCGCATGCGGTGCTCGAGACGCTCCACCGCCATCGGGTCAGCATCTTCCAGGGCGTGCCCACGATGTACGTGGCGCTGCTGAGTCACCCGGAGCGGGGCAAGTTCGATGTGGACAGTCTGCGGCTGTGCGTGTCGGGCGGCGCGGCGCTGCCGGTGGAGGTGCTGCACACCTTCGAGGCGGAGTTCGGCTGCATCATCGTGGAAGGCTACGGGCTGTCGGAGACCTCGCCGGTGGCCTCGTTCAACCACCCCGACCGCGTGTGCAAGCCCGGGTCGATCGGCACGCCGATCGACGGGGTGGAGATGACACTGCTGGACGTTTCGGACGGCGTCGGCGAGATAGCCATCCGCGGCCACAACATCATGAAGGGCTACTGGCAACGGCCGGAGGCCACCGCTGAGGCGCTCGACGCCGACGGCTGGTTCCGCTCCGGTGACCTGGCCCGGGTCGACGAGGACGGCTACTACTTCATCGTCGACCGCAAGAAGGACCTGATCATCCGCGGCGGCTACAACGTCTATCCGCGCGAGGTCGAGGAACTGCTCTACGCCCACCCGGCGGTGCGCGAGGCTGCCGTCGTCGGCATTCCGCACCCCGAGCTCGGCGAGGATGTCTGCGCCGCCGTCGCGCTGAAGGACGGCGCGACGGCCACCCCCGAGGAGCTGCGCGAGCACGTCAAGGCGCAGGCGGCGGCATACAAGTACCCGCGGCACGTGTGGATCGTCGGCGAGCTGCCCAAGACCTCCACCGGCAAGATCCTCAGGCGCAGTGTCGAGGTGCCGGCGAGCGTGACGGACGCGCACACCGCGGGCTGA
- a CDS encoding PucR family transcriptional regulator, producing the protein MRTLAPTARTFELVAAIAERLALDFGETVAEMDAAAIEAIPALGADAALAAELTANHRGHLRRFLAFARQADSPLPIRVPPEALDGARTIARRGIDLDAIYEGYRRGQQVVLERWMTCAYEIVGPGPDLVGVTELSLSLAFRYVDQTLRAVLAEAQREREEIIGGELARRTETVRLILDGAPVDSAASGQRIGYALDRSHTAVVIWAESPGVPHGALESAALALARAAGTGKPLMLPAGTTTLWAWIGTNGEPLIVDLRSAMNRTHDNLRAAVGPTRFGTAGFRASHEAALTVHRLLLGNPDSEQFASYQELEVTVLAAQDPRRAAAFVATTLGPLADDDPTAARLRETLRVYLEEAENAPRAATRLYTHRNTVLKRIGRATELLGYEPGERRLAVELALELRRRLGPPAV; encoded by the coding sequence GTGAGGACGTTGGCGCCGACGGCGCGCACCTTCGAGCTCGTCGCCGCGATCGCGGAACGATTGGCTCTCGACTTCGGCGAGACCGTCGCCGAGATGGACGCTGCCGCGATCGAGGCGATCCCGGCGCTCGGGGCCGATGCAGCGCTCGCAGCCGAACTGACCGCCAACCACCGCGGCCATCTGCGGCGCTTCCTCGCGTTCGCGCGGCAGGCGGACTCACCCCTGCCGATCAGGGTTCCACCTGAGGCCCTCGATGGCGCCCGCACCATCGCCCGTCGCGGTATCGACCTCGACGCGATCTATGAGGGCTACCGGCGCGGCCAGCAGGTTGTGCTCGAACGCTGGATGACCTGCGCGTATGAGATCGTCGGCCCAGGGCCGGACCTGGTCGGCGTCACCGAGCTTTCCCTCTCGCTCGCCTTCCGCTATGTCGACCAGACGCTTCGTGCCGTGCTCGCCGAGGCCCAGCGGGAGCGAGAGGAGATCATCGGCGGTGAGCTCGCCAGGCGCACGGAGACCGTCCGGTTGATCCTCGACGGTGCGCCGGTGGACTCTGCGGCCTCCGGTCAGCGGATCGGGTACGCGCTGGACCGGAGCCACACCGCGGTCGTCATCTGGGCTGAGTCGCCCGGCGTGCCTCACGGAGCGTTGGAGTCGGCGGCGCTTGCGCTCGCTCGCGCTGCAGGCACAGGAAAGCCTCTCATGCTTCCCGCAGGGACAACCACACTGTGGGCGTGGATCGGCACCAACGGAGAGCCACTCATCGTGGATCTGCGCTCGGCGATGAATCGGACACACGACAACCTGCGCGCCGCGGTCGGCCCCACTCGTTTTGGAACAGCGGGCTTTCGTGCCAGTCACGAGGCCGCCCTCACCGTGCATCGTCTGCTCCTCGGCAATCCCGACAGCGAGCAGTTCGCCTCCTATCAGGAGCTCGAGGTCACCGTGCTCGCTGCGCAGGATCCACGCCGGGCCGCCGCGTTCGTCGCGACCACGCTCGGACCGCTTGCCGACGATGACCCCACGGCGGCACGACTGCGAGAAACCCTCCGCGTCTACCTCGAGGAGGCCGAGAACGCCCCGCGCGCTGCCACGCGTCTGTACACCCATCGCAACACGGTCCTCAAGCGCATCGGGCGCGCGACCGAGCTGCTCGGTTATGAGCCGGGCGAGCGAAGGCTCGCAGTCGAGCTGGCGCTCGAGCTCAGGCGCCGTCTCGGACCGCCCGCCGTCTGA
- the hemQ gene encoding hydrogen peroxide-dependent heme synthase produces the protein MSAPEKIPNAGKKAKDLNEVIRYTLWSVFKLRDVLPADRAGYADEVQELFDQLAAKDITVRGTYDLSGLRADADVMIWWHAETADELQEAYNLFRRTKLGLALEPVWSNMALHRPAEFNKSHIPAFLADETPRNYISVYPFVRSYDWYLLPDEDRRRMLADHGKMARGYPDVRANTVASFSLGDYEWILAFEADELYRIVDLMRHLRASEARMHVREEVPFYTGRRRSVADLVAGLA, from the coding sequence ATGAGTGCGCCTGAGAAGATCCCCAACGCCGGCAAGAAGGCCAAGGACCTCAACGAGGTCATCCGCTACACGCTGTGGTCCGTCTTCAAGCTTCGTGATGTGCTCCCCGCCGACCGCGCCGGTTACGCCGACGAGGTCCAGGAGCTGTTCGACCAGCTCGCCGCCAAGGACATCACCGTCCGTGGCACCTATGACCTCTCCGGCCTCCGTGCCGACGCCGACGTCATGATCTGGTGGCACGCCGAGACGGCGGACGAGCTGCAGGAGGCGTACAACCTCTTCCGGCGCACCAAGCTGGGCCTGGCGCTGGAGCCGGTCTGGTCGAACATGGCGCTGCACCGCCCCGCCGAGTTCAACAAGTCGCACATCCCGGCGTTCCTGGCCGACGAGACGCCGCGCAACTACATCAGCGTCTACCCCTTCGTGCGCAGCTACGACTGGTACCTGCTGCCCGACGAGGACCGGCGCCGGATGCTCGCGGACCACGGCAAGATGGCCCGTGGCTACCCCGACGTCCGCGCCAACACGGTCGCCTCCTTCTCGCTCGGCGACTACGAGTGGATCCTCGCCTTCGAGGCCGACGAGCTCTACCGCATCGTCGACCTCATGCGTCACCTGCGGGCCTCCGAGGCGCGGATGCACGTCCGCGAGGAGGTCCCCTTCTACACGGGCCGCAGGAGGTCCGTCGCAGACCTGGTGGCCGGGCTCGCGTAA
- a CDS encoding flavin-containing monooxygenase produces MTAEFETQHLRVVVVGAGFGGLAAAHALKSQGENFALLEREQEVGGVWRDNTYPGCACDIPSNLYSLSFAPNPHWTRAFSKQSEIRDYLRRVARDHGLIPHIRFGCRLLEADWDDAAQRWRIETSTGPLTADLLIDATGPIAEPSTPQLPGLDGFTGEVFHSARWNHDLDLTGRKVVVVGTGASAIQFVPEIQPQVGRMTVVQRTAPWVTPRMDRATTGIERRLYAAAPWLQRLVRHRQYLLRELVTWKIMVSPRVRRIATKMALYHLRRQVTDPALRERLTPDWELGCKRILISNDWYPALSAPNVEVVSSGVREVRADSVVTTDGREHPADVIIFGTGFHVSNPPIAEQLRGRDGRTLAECWNGSPHTYLGVTVTNFPNLFRLGGAGSATGHNSHVFQEECQVVYVMDALRQMRARDITSIEVHAADQRAYIEQHTARLAGTVWSVGGCKSWYQDATGVASGNWHASTLEYRRATRRFDPAPYELRTATTAPAAH; encoded by the coding sequence ATGACCGCTGAGTTCGAGACGCAGCATCTGCGCGTCGTCGTTGTCGGGGCCGGATTCGGCGGGCTGGCCGCGGCCCACGCGCTCAAAAGCCAAGGGGAGAATTTCGCCCTGCTGGAGCGGGAGCAGGAGGTCGGCGGCGTCTGGCGGGACAACACCTATCCGGGCTGTGCCTGCGACATCCCGTCCAATCTGTACTCGCTGTCCTTCGCGCCCAACCCGCACTGGACCCGGGCCTTCTCCAAGCAGTCCGAGATCCGCGACTACCTGCGCCGGGTCGCCCGCGACCACGGGCTGATACCGCACATCCGCTTCGGCTGCCGCCTGCTGGAGGCCGACTGGGACGATGCCGCGCAGCGGTGGCGGATCGAGACCAGCACCGGACCGCTCACCGCCGATCTGCTCATCGACGCCACCGGTCCCATCGCCGAGCCGTCGACCCCGCAACTGCCGGGCCTGGACGGTTTCACCGGTGAGGTGTTCCACTCCGCCCGTTGGAACCACGACCTCGATCTGACCGGCCGCAAGGTCGTCGTCGTCGGTACCGGCGCCTCCGCGATCCAGTTCGTTCCCGAGATCCAGCCGCAGGTCGGGCGGATGACGGTGGTTCAGCGGACCGCGCCGTGGGTCACCCCGCGGATGGACCGTGCGACGACCGGGATCGAGCGGCGGCTCTACGCAGCCGCGCCGTGGCTGCAGCGGCTGGTGCGCCACCGGCAGTATCTGCTGCGTGAGCTGGTGACGTGGAAGATCATGGTGTCACCGCGGGTACGGCGGATCGCGACCAAGATGGCCCTGTACCACCTGCGCCGACAGGTGACCGACCCGGCGCTGCGCGAACGGCTGACCCCGGACTGGGAACTGGGGTGCAAGCGCATCCTGATATCCAACGACTGGTATCCGGCCCTGTCGGCGCCCAATGTCGAGGTGGTCAGTTCCGGGGTCCGCGAGGTGCGGGCGGACTCGGTGGTCACCACCGACGGCCGCGAGCACCCTGCCGACGTGATCATCTTCGGCACCGGCTTCCACGTCAGCAACCCGCCGATCGCGGAGCAGCTGCGCGGACGCGACGGACGGACCCTGGCCGAGTGCTGGAACGGTAGCCCGCACACCTACCTCGGCGTCACCGTGACCAACTTCCCGAACCTGTTCCGCCTCGGCGGCGCAGGTAGCGCGACCGGCCACAACTCCCATGTGTTCCAGGAGGAATGCCAGGTCGTGTACGTGATGGACGCGCTGCGCCAGATGCGCGCACGCGACATCACCAGCATCGAGGTCCACGCCGCGGACCAGCGCGCCTACATCGAGCAGCACACGGCGCGGCTCGCGGGCACGGTCTGGTCGGTCGGCGGCTGCAAGAGCTGGTACCAGGACGCCACCGGCGTGGCCTCGGGCAACTGGCACGCGTCGACCCTGGAGTACCGCCGCGCGACCCGTCGCTTTGACCCCGCCCCCTACGAACTCCGCACCGCCACTACCGCGCCCGCCGCGCACTGA
- a CDS encoding alpha/beta hydrolase — translation MREITFPSGKDQCSAWHLPAAGDEFEGAGGRPCVVMAPSFGGTRDGGLRTYAEGLAAAGLDVLLFDYRGFGGSTGTPRQDVSFLRQRQDYHAAIAAARRLPGIDPARIVLWGNSYAGGHVVVVAARDQRVAAVISMTPAMDGISVIRQLARNGGPLHLVRATGNGLRDALRAVTGRAPHLVPVGGEPGSNAILVQKGVLQAYAAVAGPGWRNEVCARTALQVAFNRPIRFISRVTCPLLVQAGTHDQLVPPAPARRAAAKAGSRAQLVEYPIDHLDVYSGSAQAHALADQLGFLRSTLAPSPTRHETSAPRHEGA, via the coding sequence ATGCGCGAGATCACCTTCCCCAGCGGCAAAGACCAGTGTTCCGCCTGGCATCTCCCGGCGGCCGGCGATGAGTTCGAGGGGGCCGGCGGACGTCCATGCGTCGTCATGGCGCCCAGCTTCGGGGGCACCCGCGACGGCGGTCTCCGGACTTACGCCGAGGGCCTTGCGGCTGCAGGCCTTGACGTCCTGCTCTTCGACTACCGCGGGTTCGGCGGTTCGACCGGAACCCCACGGCAGGACGTTTCTTTCCTGCGCCAACGACAGGACTACCACGCAGCCATCGCCGCGGCTCGTCGGCTGCCGGGGATCGACCCGGCCCGGATCGTGCTCTGGGGCAATTCCTACGCGGGCGGCCACGTCGTCGTGGTCGCTGCCCGGGACCAGCGCGTGGCGGCAGTCATCTCGATGACGCCGGCGATGGACGGCATCAGCGTCATCCGGCAACTGGCGCGCAACGGTGGCCCGTTGCACCTGGTCAGGGCGACCGGCAACGGTCTTCGTGATGCGCTGAGGGCGGTCACCGGCCGCGCCCCTCACCTCGTTCCGGTGGGCGGAGAGCCCGGCTCGAACGCGATCTTGGTCCAGAAAGGGGTCCTGCAGGCCTACGCCGCCGTCGCCGGCCCGGGCTGGCGCAACGAGGTGTGCGCACGCACAGCGCTCCAAGTGGCGTTCAACCGGCCGATCAGGTTCATTTCACGGGTGACCTGCCCGCTGCTCGTCCAGGCCGGGACGCACGACCAACTCGTGCCACCGGCGCCCGCGCGCCGGGCCGCCGCGAAGGCGGGCAGCCGGGCCCAGCTGGTGGAGTACCCCATCGACCATCTGGACGTCTACTCGGGCTCGGCGCAGGCGCACGCGCTGGCCGATCAGCTCGGATTCCTGCGCAGCACTCTCGCACCGAGTCCCACTCGCCACGAGACGTCTGCCCCCCGTCACGAAGGAGCCTGA
- a CDS encoding lactate 2-monooxygenase, whose amino-acid sequence MTNATPNFGDFQLEVYMRGLSGVRENLPFTYAELEARAHAALPPDVMSYVTGGAGNEYTQNANVTAFDRWGLIPRMLVGAAQRDLSIDLFGTTLPTPLLLAPVGVIGLCAQDGHGDLATARAAAKSGVPMVASTLMVDPLETVAAELGDTPGFFQLYPPKDREVAASLVSRAEAAGFKGIVITLDTWQLGWRPRDLELGNFPQLQGHCLANYFSDPVFRAKLAKPPEEDVRAAALVWTSEFADPTLSWDDLAWLRSLTDLPLLLKGICHPDDARRAIDGGIDGIYCSNHGGRQANGGIPAIDLLPAVAEAAGSTPVIFDSGVRSGEHIVKALALGATAVAVGRPYAYGLALGGADGIVHVLKSLLAEADLLMAIDGYPTIADLGPDALHARV is encoded by the coding sequence ATGACGAACGCGACGCCGAATTTCGGCGATTTCCAGCTCGAGGTCTACATGCGCGGCCTGTCGGGTGTGCGCGAGAACCTGCCGTTCACCTACGCGGAGCTCGAGGCCCGCGCGCACGCGGCGCTCCCGCCGGACGTCATGTCCTACGTCACGGGCGGGGCCGGCAACGAATACACGCAGAACGCCAACGTCACCGCGTTCGACCGCTGGGGCCTGATCCCACGGATGCTCGTCGGCGCCGCCCAGCGCGACCTCTCGATCGACCTCTTCGGGACGACGCTGCCGACACCGCTACTGCTCGCTCCGGTCGGGGTCATCGGCCTGTGCGCGCAGGACGGACACGGCGATCTCGCGACCGCGCGTGCCGCAGCGAAGTCGGGCGTCCCGATGGTCGCCTCGACACTGATGGTCGACCCGCTCGAAACCGTCGCCGCGGAGCTCGGTGACACCCCCGGGTTCTTCCAGCTCTACCCCCCCAAGGACCGCGAGGTCGCGGCGTCGTTGGTGTCGCGCGCCGAGGCGGCCGGCTTCAAGGGCATCGTCATCACGCTCGACACATGGCAGCTGGGCTGGCGGCCACGCGACCTGGAACTCGGCAACTTCCCGCAGCTGCAAGGCCACTGCCTGGCCAACTACTTCTCCGATCCCGTGTTCCGGGCCAAGCTCGCCAAGCCCCCGGAGGAGGATGTGCGGGCCGCGGCACTCGTGTGGACGTCGGAGTTCGCCGACCCGACACTCAGTTGGGACGACCTGGCATGGCTGCGGTCGCTGACCGATCTGCCGCTGCTGCTCAAGGGGATCTGCCACCCCGACGACGCACGGCGTGCGATCGACGGTGGCATCGACGGCATCTACTGCTCCAATCACGGCGGCCGCCAGGCGAACGGCGGTATCCCCGCCATCGACCTGCTTCCCGCAGTGGCCGAGGCCGCAGGCAGCACACCGGTCATCTTCGACTCCGGCGTGCGCAGCGGGGAGCACATCGTCAAGGCCCTTGCCCTGGGCGCGACGGCCGTCGCGGTTGGGCGACCGTACGCCTACGGGCTCGCGCTCGGCGGCGCTGACGGCATCGTGCACGTCCTGAAATCGCTGCTGGCCGAGGCGGATCTGCTGATGGCGATCGACGGTTACCCGACGATCGCCGACCTGGGGCCCGACGCGCTGCACGCGCGGGTCTGA
- a CDS encoding class II aldolase/adducin family protein — MSAAAVPAGRPTAEPLPPAGLTPVPEADLIFPRPPVFDDVATERRHRKERLAAALRLFGRFGFEEGVAGHMTARDPAYPDFFWVNPLGVSFKHIRVSDLLLVNGDGEVVQGRHRVNRAAFAIHSAVHQARPDVVGAAHSHSVYGKALSATGRHLEPLTQDACAFYQDHDLFDDYTGVVNDPTEGRRIADALGSHKAAILRNHGLLTVGTSVDSAAWWFITMERSAQAQLAAEAAGPTISITDENAKLTHGQVGGEFVGWFQFQPLFEQISRTDPDLFE; from the coding sequence ATGTCAGCCGCAGCTGTTCCCGCCGGGCGCCCCACCGCCGAGCCGCTTCCGCCCGCCGGGCTGACCCCCGTCCCCGAAGCGGACCTGATATTCCCCCGGCCACCGGTCTTCGACGATGTGGCCACCGAGCGGCGCCACCGCAAGGAGCGGCTGGCCGCAGCCCTGCGCCTGTTCGGCCGCTTCGGCTTCGAGGAAGGCGTCGCCGGGCACATGACCGCACGCGACCCCGCGTACCCCGACTTCTTCTGGGTCAACCCGCTCGGTGTCTCCTTCAAGCACATCAGGGTCAGCGACCTCCTGCTGGTCAACGGTGATGGCGAGGTGGTTCAGGGACGGCACAGGGTCAACCGGGCGGCGTTCGCGATCCACTCCGCGGTCCACCAGGCCCGCCCCGACGTCGTAGGCGCGGCGCACAGCCACTCGGTGTACGGCAAGGCCCTGTCGGCCACAGGCCGGCATCTGGAGCCGCTCACACAAGACGCCTGCGCCTTCTACCAGGACCACGATCTGTTCGATGACTACACCGGCGTGGTGAACGATCCCACCGAGGGCAGGCGCATCGCCGACGCTCTCGGCTCCCACAAGGCGGCGATCCTGCGAAACCACGGCCTGCTCACCGTCGGAACCTCCGTCGACTCCGCCGCGTGGTGGTTCATCACGATGGAAAGGTCCGCTCAAGCACAACTTGCTGCCGAGGCAGCCGGGCCGACCATCAGCATCACGGATGAGAACGCCAAGCTGACCCATGGCCAGGTCGGTGGCGAGTTTGTCGGCTGGTTTCAGTTCCAGCCCCTTTTCGAGCAGATCTCGCGGACCGACCCGGATCTGTTCGAATGA
- a CDS encoding SDR family NAD(P)-dependent oxidoreductase → MKLKNLNGKVVLITGAGSGIGRATALLSARRGATLVLCDRDEAGLNETAAAARAVGVDVLVKTADVSDPASMDAFADAVHARFDAVDVLINNAGIGVWCGLLDTLPEDWDRQLAVNVKGVVHGCERFLPRMIERGRGGHVVNVSSAAGYMPSPAMSSYSVTKFAVFGLSQALRMEMRPHKIGVTASCPGPTNTPIVRTGPVRGADAEERADNVVGFFQRTAARPEQVAKTVLRAVARNRAVAPAGLEAHVMYYASRISPPVGRWLSVRWSAMANKG, encoded by the coding sequence ATGAAGCTCAAGAACCTCAACGGCAAGGTCGTCCTCATCACCGGCGCCGGCAGCGGGATCGGCCGCGCCACCGCCCTGCTCAGCGCCCGACGCGGCGCGACGCTCGTCCTCTGCGACCGCGACGAGGCCGGACTCAACGAGACCGCGGCGGCTGCCCGCGCCGTCGGCGTCGACGTGCTCGTGAAGACCGCCGATGTCTCCGACCCCGCGTCGATGGACGCCTTCGCCGACGCCGTGCACGCCCGGTTCGACGCGGTCGACGTGCTCATCAACAACGCCGGTATCGGCGTCTGGTGCGGCCTCCTCGACACCCTGCCCGAGGACTGGGACCGGCAGCTGGCGGTCAACGTCAAGGGCGTCGTGCACGGCTGCGAACGCTTCCTCCCCCGGATGATCGAACGCGGTCGGGGCGGCCACGTCGTCAACGTCTCCTCGGCGGCCGGCTACATGCCCAGCCCCGCCATGTCCTCCTACTCCGTCACCAAGTTCGCGGTCTTCGGGCTCTCCCAGGCCCTGCGCATGGAGATGCGCCCCCACAAGATCGGCGTCACCGCCTCCTGCCCGGGGCCGACCAACACGCCGATCGTCCGCACGGGCCCGGTCCGCGGGGCAGACGCCGAGGAACGGGCAGACAATGTCGTCGGCTTCTTCCAGAGGACCGCTGCCCGACCCGAGCAGGTCGCCAAGACCGTGCTGCGCGCCGTCGCTCGCAACCGTGCCGTCGCCCCCGCTGGCCTCGAGGCCCACGTCATGTACTACGCGAGCCGCATCTCCCCGCCCGTCGGACGTTGGCTCTCCGTACGCTGGTCCGCCATGGCCAACAAGGGATGA
- a CDS encoding SUMF1/EgtB/PvdO family nonheme iron enzyme, protein MRIPRKVMKGGSHLCAPNYCRRYRPAARLPQPIDTSTCHLGFRCIVRPAA, encoded by the coding sequence CTGCGCATCCCCCGCAAGGTGATGAAGGGCGGATCGCACTTGTGCGCGCCGAATTACTGCCGCCGCTACCGTCCCGCCGCACGACTGCCCCAGCCGATCGACACCTCGACCTGCCACTTGGGCTTCCGCTGCATCGTCCGCCCGGCTGCGTGA
- a CDS encoding TetR/AcrR family transcriptional regulator, with product MATGVKSPEPEEPSSPAQEPAKLSRRRRQPVQARSRETVERILDAAAALLEEGGVDAVTTRAIAERADITAPSLYRFFADREQVLDALMEQHLERLGAFLAEAEADWSPSSPAEFVERELGSYVAYFQSNPNAARLWLDGRVSPTVRAEVLRYQRSTAQHLHDVAVAAGLAAPQTELLVFVMMVELGDRVLDLAFRDGREADPDVVRHGRIALTAYVEAAMRP from the coding sequence ATGGCAACAGGCGTCAAGAGTCCAGAACCCGAGGAACCGTCCAGCCCCGCGCAGGAACCGGCGAAGCTCAGTCGCCGCCGCAGACAGCCAGTCCAGGCCCGCAGTCGCGAGACCGTTGAGCGGATCCTCGACGCCGCCGCTGCCCTCCTTGAGGAGGGCGGCGTCGACGCAGTCACCACCCGTGCCATCGCCGAACGCGCCGACATCACCGCGCCCTCGCTCTACCGCTTCTTCGCCGACCGTGAGCAGGTCCTCGACGCGCTCATGGAACAGCACCTCGAACGGCTCGGCGCCTTCCTCGCCGAGGCCGAGGCGGACTGGTCGCCGTCGTCACCGGCGGAGTTCGTCGAGCGCGAGCTCGGCTCCTACGTGGCGTACTTCCAGTCCAACCCCAACGCCGCCCGGCTGTGGCTGGACGGGCGGGTCTCGCCGACGGTGCGGGCCGAAGTACTGCGCTACCAGCGCAGCACCGCCCAGCACCTGCACGACGTGGCCGTCGCGGCCGGCCTGGCCGCCCCGCAGACCGAGCTGTTGGTCTTCGTGATGATGGTCGAGCTCGGCGACCGGGTCCTGGACCTGGCGTTCCGGGATGGCCGCGAGGCCGACCCCGACGTGGTCCGCCACGGTCGCATCGCGCTGACGGCCTATGTCGAGGCCGCGATGCGGCCGTAG